A portion of the Toxoplasma gondii ME49 chromosome VIIb, whole genome shotgun sequence genome contains these proteins:
- a CDS encoding hypothetical protein (encoded by transcript TGME49_263230~Predicted trans-membrane domain (TMHMM2.0):167-190:261-284:290-313:322-345:357-380:668-691:702-725:739-762:786-809:823-846), translating into MGEANAAPTISRASDERAAEACSVSLSASPHSEQHEQTLPVPTHPVVPAPSWRRDCAIFRWFKRPKTEPREKPEQRHEAALTCVCTSSVEEEFENKDFQKNSANRGVAGSSRRPTWKQPGNEEGEEKALTLYERDRSSFFSDSVSARAEPLVDVLYFPGTRIAIPRSIILFMYILSAFLTGSTYFGWPAFSHLLFKSGAFSWECPVDEDGVVIKALPSPTGNGSAKPFICDQQDAAVAPLFTVAQVSECFMCIFSGVLLDNLSPMVVSLLGQLLNSTGWILLACSSKNFRAYIPAMICIGCGTETTYLPLLRVASLFPGRRATVITVIGAANSAAFAIPLILVKIWEAAGPAWSFGDICAFYLCIGPLFCAVITICFIPYKGFTWDVDEQEDGKAQKDEMKRPVHARGSFDSGVFSHSPSGSILEKLKIQQKVSVGGSVPTTGETPAVVLSSLASDSPSPSSSFLVSVASPFQEGSPDPHGLPAFSRLVTQDCRRCSAFEVGDARQEDAAVDCVREIQHKGRGQASTPVPEALPEDKASCEDDEVQGPPSPHLQDATRLVDRAGRRGRPDETQACGKRVSTEQEVQTLRSLSNLSRQSSRSLGQRPDSVCSEVYRERSASLVQHMLATRGAEAGRCSFASSFNMRSRHLATSRLSCPSAAPKPSFLEQLFSKYFLCICVYTCTTAVATAFLQSAASRVYREDVLEVAEIAFCFTFVPCVIMGWIIDNVGSFPAFVLTNTMAIVALVCATLSNSATVQYISVAAFCIHISVDNEQIFCYVQSMFRPEHFGKLSGLFIASDGLFALIAIPLYDDITVRLLGGNAMPVALGLTVVLVLVYIPIVALWVVKRKHSNPYGVHEQCGAMEQPCAEAGKRCDLADSRRLSEALFQDKS; encoded by the coding sequence ATGGGAGAAGCCAATGCTGCCCCCACCATTTCCCGTGCTTCAGATGAGCGAGCTGCGGAAGCCTGCTCAGTCAGCTTGAGTGCGTCGCCTCACAGCGAACAACATGAGCAGACCCTTCCCGTCCCCACTCACCCTGTGGTGCCCGCACCCAGCTGGCGGCGAGACTGCGCCATTTTCCGCTGGTTCAAGCGACCGAAAACGGAGCCGCGGGAGAAGCCggagcagagacacgaggcTGCGCTGACGTGCGTCTGTACGTCGTCCGTCGAAGAGGAGTTCGAGAATAAAGATTTCCAGAAGAACTCGGCGAACCGCGGAGTCGCTGGATCGTCTAGACGTCCAACCTGGAAGCAGCCCGGGAACGAagagggcgaagagaaggcgttGACGCTGTACGAGCGGGACCGgtcgtcgttcttctccgacTCCGTCTCTGCTCGCGCGGAGCCGCTGGTGGATGTGCTGTACTTTCCCGGAACCCGCATCGCGATTCCTAGGTCCATCATTCTCTTCATGTACATCCTGTCGGCGTTCCTGACCGGGAGCACGTACTTTGGATGGCCCGCGTTCTCCCATCTCCTCTTCAAATCTGGGGCGTTCAGCTGGGAGTGTCCTGTTGACGAAGATGGCGTTGTCATCAAGGCGCTTCCCAGTCCGACGGGAAACGGGTCGGCGAAGCCTTTCATCTGCGACCAGCAAGACGCAGCCGTGGCGCCGCTGTTCACCGTCGCGCAGGTTTCCGAGTGCTTCATGTGCATCTTCTCGGGTGTGCTGCTGGACAACCTGAGTCCGATGGTCGTCTCGCTCCTGGGCCAGCTGTTGAACAGCACAGGCTGGATTCTCCTCGCGTGCAGTTCAAAGAACTTCAGGGCCTACATCCCCGCGATGATCTGCATCGGATGCGGCACCGAGACGACGTATCTGCCCCTCCTGCGCGTCGCGAGCCTCTTTCCAGGGCGCCGCGCGACGGTCATCACGGTGATTGGAGCGGCGAATAGCGCTGCGTTCGCCATTCCTCTGATTCTCGTCAAAATTTGGGAGGCGGCAGGCCCGGCCTGGTCCTTCGGCGACATCTGCGCCTTCTACCTCTGCATCGGTCCCCTGTTCTGTGCCGTGATCACAATCTGCTTCATCCCGTACAAGGGGTTCACCTGGGATGTCGACGAGCAAGAGGACGGCAAGGCGCAGAAGGACGAGATGAAGAgaccagtgcatgcgcgaggcAGCTTCGACAGCGGGGTGTTCAGCCACAGCCCAAGCGGAAGTATCCTCGAAAAGCTCAAAATCCAGCAGAAGGTCTCGGTCGGCGGCAGCGTACCCACGACTGGCGAAACGCCTGCGGTGGTGCTGAGTTCCCTCGCCTCGGACTCCCCGTCCCCCTCGAGCtcgttcctcgtctctgtggCGTCTCCGTTCCAGGAAGGAAGCCCAGATCCTCACGGTCTGCCAGCCTTCTCCCGGCTGGTGACTCAGGATTGCCGACGCTGCTCTGCCTTCGAGGTCGGAGACGCTCGCCAGGAAGACGCCGCTGTAGACTGCGTCCGCGAAATCCAGCACAAGGGGCGCGGACAAGCCTCGACACCGGTTCCCGAGGCGTTGCCGGAAGATAAAGCGTCCtgtgaagacgacgaggtcCAGGGTCCGCCCTCGCCGCACCTGCAAGACGCCACGAGGCTGGTCGACCGCGCTGGCAGGCGAGGACGACCAGACGAGACTCAAGCATGCGGGAAGCGCGTCAGCACGGAGCAAGAAGTCCAAACGCTGCGGTCATTGTCGAATCTCTCGCGACAGTCTTCCCGGAGTCTCGGCCAGCGGCCAGACTCGGTGTGCAGCGAGGTGTACCGCGAGCGGTCGGCGAGCCTCGTGCAGCACATGTTGGCGACGCGGGGGGCGGAGGCCGGCCGCTGCTCTTTCGCGTCGTCCTTCAACATGCGTTCGCGACACCTGGCGACTTCGCGCCTGTCCTGTCCCTCTGCCGCACCGAAGCCGTCTTTTTTGGAGCAGTTGTTTTCCAAGTActtcctctgcatctgcgTGTACACCTGCACGACTGCCGTGGCAACGGCGTTTCTCCAGAGTGCCGCCTCACGAGTGTACCGGGAAGACGTCCTGGAGGTCGCCGAGAtcgccttctgcttcacCTTCGTCCCGTGCGTGATCATGGGCTGGATCATCGATAACGTGGGTTCCTTTCCGGCCTTCGTGCTTACGAACACGATGGCCatcgtcgctctcgtctgcgCCACACTCTCGAACTCCGCCACCGTCCAGTACATCTCCGTCGCGGCGTTCTGCATCCACATAAGCGTCGATAACGAACAGATCTTCTGCTACGTCCAGTCCATGTTCCGCCCCGAACACTTTGGGAAACTCAGTGGCCTCTTCATCGCGTCCGACGGCCTCTTCGCGCTCATCGCCATCCCCCTCTACGACGACATCACCGTTCGGCTGCTGGGAGGCAACGCGATGCCCGTCGCTCTCGGCCTCAccgtcgtcctcgtcctcgtgTACATTCCCATCGTGGCCCTCTGGGTGGTCAAAAGGAAACATTCGAATCCGTACGGAGTGCATGAGCAGTGCGGCGCCATGGAGCAGCCATGTGCAGAGGCCGGAAAGAGGTGCGATCTGGCCGACAGCCGTCGGCTCTCCGAGGCGCTCTTTCAAGACAAGTCGTGA